One region of Oryza glaberrima chromosome 7, OglaRS2, whole genome shotgun sequence genomic DNA includes:
- the LOC127780094 gene encoding putative anthocyanidin reductase isoform X1 gives MSTVCVTGGAGHIATWLINKLLCRGCVVHATLRNLGDEKKTNLLMRMPGAEERLVLFEADMYDASTFEPAIAGCDFVFLIATPIHHDPRSTKYTSTTEAAVDATRIILQQCERSKTVKRIIHTASVTAASPLREDGGGGGYKDFINDCCWTPLNFSHRYSNALLDTLSEKELLRYNESERPAFEVVTLACALVGGDSIQPYHTLSIPVIVSPLTGRELSHGVLKFMQASLGSVPLVHVDDVCEAHIFCMEQPSIAGRFLCAAGYPNMQDYVDRFAAKYPEIEMKLKEVVGEGVRVKVDTNKLVDLGFKYKYEVDETLDHSVEYTKRMGLL, from the exons ATGAGCACGGTGTGCGTCACCGGAGGCGCCGGCCACATTGCGACATGGCTCATCAACAAGCTGCTGTGCAGAGGCTGCGTCGTGCATGCAACCCTGAGGAATCTTG GGGATGAGAAGAAGACGAATCTGCTGATGAGGATGCCCGGTGCCGAGGAGCGGCTGGTGCTGTTCGAGGCGGACATGTACGACGCGTCCACCTTCGAGCCGGCCATCGCCGGCTGCGACTTCGTCTTCCTCATCGCCACCCCGATCCATCACGACCCTCGCAGCACCAAG TACACGAGCACCACCGAAGCGGCCGTGGACGCGACGCGCATCATCCTGCAGCAATGCGAGCGATCAAAGACGGTGAAGCGCATCATCCACACGgcctccgtcaccgccgcctcgccgctccgggaggacggcggcggcggtggctacaAGGACTTCATCAATGACTGCTGCTGGACTCCTCTCAACTTCTCCCACCGTTACAGCAATGCCCTGCTGGAT ACCCTCTCCGAGAAGGAGCTGCTGCGTTACAACGAGTCGGAGAGGCCGGCATTCGAGGTGGTGACCCTGGCGTgcgcgctcgtcggcggcgataGCATCCAGCCCTACCACACGCTGAGCATCCCGGTGATCGTGTCGCCGCTCACCGGCCGTGAGCTCTCCCATGGCGTCCTCAAGTTCATGCAGGCCTCGCTGGGCTCCGTGCCGCTGGTGCACGTCGACGACGTCTGCGAGGCGCACATCTTCTGCATGGAGCAGCCGTCCATCGCCGGCCGCTTCCTCTGCGCCGCCGGGTACCCCAATATGCAGGACTACGTCGATCGCTTTGCTGCTAAGTACCCGGAGATCGAGATGAAGCTCAAAGA GGTGGTAGGGGAAGGCGTGAGGGTGAAAGTGGATACAAACAAACTTGTGGATTTGGGGTTCAAGTACAAATATGAAGTGGATGAGACACTGGATCATAGCGTGGAATACACTAAGAGGATGGGATTACTTTAA
- the LOC127779666 gene encoding histone deacetylase 5, translating to MAAATTAAPAAAAARVGLLYDERMCAHATPDGEEHPENPERLRAIWRKLSADGVASRCMIMKAKEAEDKYIASVHSQNHIKLMRSISSKEYDSRRNKIARKLNSIYFNKGSSESAFLAAGSVIEVAEKVAAGELSSAIALVRPPGHHAEHNEAMGFCLFNNVAIAADYLLNERTDLGIKKILIVDWDVHHGNGTQKMFYSDPRVLFFSVHRFDYGSFYPAEGDASYCFIGEGDGKGYNINVPWEHGKCGDADYIAAWDHVLLPVAEAFNPDIVLVSAGFDAALGDPLGGCCITPNGYALLLTKLLGFAQGRIVMALEGGYNLRSIANSVSACAKVLLGDKFRFDTPDMQPFESSWRVIQAVRDELKTFWPVLSNRLPENISLRSRPSQIELYSSGSDSEVEDLPDAIASVNIIQITDGIISESFSKLNLDEDKIATKTTSSNVMVEGPTDSVEPQNDGSAAVSTEGISSLSSTWRSDLSKVYVWYASFGSNMWTPRFLCYIQGGKAEGMNIPCFGSHDTSPPRGSMWKTVPHRLFFGRSSTPCWGTGGVAFLNPEINHTENSYVCMYKITLEQFNDVLFQENRLVKENGESGKTESPDSPLIGLSEIEFVSRNKGVHLAPIKDSWYSNVLYLGEEDNLPILTMTCPSSDVERCRSGELPLCPPSKTYSATLIRGLMEGKHLDADAAASYINTAATRGL from the exons atggcggcggcgacgaccgccgcgccggcggcggcggcggcgagggtggggcTGCTGTACGACGAGAGGATGTGCGCGCACGCGACGCCCGACGGGGAGGAGCACCCGGAGAACCCCGAGAGGCTGCGGGCCATCTGGCGCAAGCTCTCCGCCGACGGCGTCGCCTCCAG GTGCATGATCATGAAAGCGAAGGAAGCTGAGGACAAGTATATAGCTTCTGTCCATAGCCAGAACCATATCAAGCTGATGAGGAGTATCAGCTCAAAAGAATATGATTCCCGTCGAAACAAGATTGCTAGAAAATTGAATTCCATTTACTTCAACAAGGGCTCCTCAGAGTCTGCTTTTCTTGCAGCTGGTTCTGTGATTGAG GTAGCTGAGAAGGTTGCTGCAGGAGAGTTAAGTTCTGCTATTGCTCTAGTCCGACCTCCAGGTCACCATGCTGAACATAATGAGGCAATGGGTTTTTGCCTCTTCAACAATGTAGCAATTGCTGCTGATTATCTCTTAAATGAGAGG ACTGACTTAGGTATCAAGAAGATATTGATTGTCGATTGGGATGTTCATCATGGAAATGGCACACAAAAGATGTTTTATAGTGATCCTCGTgtattgttcttttcagttcaCAG ATTTGATTATGGCAGCTTCTATCCTGCTGAAGGGGATGCATCTTACTGTTTCATTGGGGAAGGAGATGGTAAAGGGTACAACATTAACGTGCCCTGGGAACATGGAAAATGTGGTGATGCAGATTATATTGCTGCATGGGACCATGTACTACTTCCTGTTGCTGAAGCATTTAACCCTGATATAGTCTTGGTGTCTGCTGGGTTTGATGCAG CACTGGGTGATCCTCTTGGTGGCTGCTGCATCACTCCCAATGGATATGCTCTGCTACTGACAAAG CTCTTAGGTTTTGCCCAAGGGAGGATAGTGATGGCTCTTGAAGGAGGCTATAACCTTAGATCCATAGCAAATTCAGTTAGTGCTTGTGCTAAAGTTTTGTTGGGAGACAAGTTCAGATTTGACACTCCTGATATGCAACCGTTTGAATCTTCATGGAGAGTTATACAAGCG GTACGTGATGAATTGAAGACGTTCTGGCCTGTTCTGAGTAATAGATTGCCAGAGAATATATCATTGAGGAGTAGGCCCTCACAAATTGAG CTGTATTCTTCTGGTTCTGACTCTGAAGTTGAAGATCTCCCTGATGCTATTGCTTCTGTCAATATTATTCAAATTACTGATGGTATTATAAGTGAAAGCTTCTCAAAGTTGAACCTTGATGAAGACAAAATCGCAACAAAGACCACCTCAAGTAATGTAATGGTTGAAGGTCCAACTGATTCAGTTGAACCACAAAATGATGGATCTGCTGCGGTGTCAACTGAAGGAATATCATCTCTATCTTCTACTTGGAGATCAGATCTGTCAAAAGTATATGTTTGGTATGCCAGCTTTGGTTCAAACATGTGGACACCAAGGTTTCTGTGCTACATCCAAGGGGGAAAG GCTGAGGGTATGAATATACCATGTTTTGGATCTCATGACACAAGCCCACCAAGAGGTTCCATGTGGAAGACTGTGCCTCATAGATTGTTTTTTGGTAGATCCTCTACTCCTTGCTGGGGAACTGGTGGTGTTGCTTTTCTCAACCCTGAGATAAACCACACTGAGAATTCCTATGTCTGCATGTATAAAATAAC GCTCGAGCAGTTCAATGATGTATTGTTTCAAGAGAATCGTTTAGTGAAGGAGAACGGCGAAAGTGGAAAAACTGAGTCTCCTGACTCTCCTTTGATTGGCTTGTCTGAAATAGAGTTTGTTTCCAGAAACAAGGGTGTCCACCTTGCACCTATTAAG GATAGCTGGTACTCCAATGTACTTTACCTTGGGGAGGAGGATAACCTTCCAATTCTTACAATGAC ATGCCCGTCATCAGACGTAGAGCGATGCAGATCCGGAGAGCTGCCATTGTGTCCTCCATCCAAGACCTACTCCGCCACCCTGATAAGGGGGCTAATGGAAGGGAAGCACCTGGATGCAGATGCGGCCGCTAGTTACATCAACACTGCAGCTACCAGAGGCCTGTGA
- the LOC127780094 gene encoding putative anthocyanidin reductase isoform X2, protein MSTVCVTGGAGHIATWLINKLLCRGCVVHATLRNLGDEKKTNLLMRMPGAEERLVLFEADMYDASTFEPAIAGCDFVFLIATPIHHDPRSTKYTSTTEAAVDATRIILQQCERSKTVKRIIHTASVTAASPLREDGGGGGYKDFINDCCWTPLNFSHRYSNALLDELLRYNESERPAFEVVTLACALVGGDSIQPYHTLSIPVIVSPLTGRELSHGVLKFMQASLGSVPLVHVDDVCEAHIFCMEQPSIAGRFLCAAGYPNMQDYVDRFAAKYPEIEMKLKEVVGEGVRVKVDTNKLVDLGFKYKYEVDETLDHSVEYTKRMGLL, encoded by the exons ATGAGCACGGTGTGCGTCACCGGAGGCGCCGGCCACATTGCGACATGGCTCATCAACAAGCTGCTGTGCAGAGGCTGCGTCGTGCATGCAACCCTGAGGAATCTTG GGGATGAGAAGAAGACGAATCTGCTGATGAGGATGCCCGGTGCCGAGGAGCGGCTGGTGCTGTTCGAGGCGGACATGTACGACGCGTCCACCTTCGAGCCGGCCATCGCCGGCTGCGACTTCGTCTTCCTCATCGCCACCCCGATCCATCACGACCCTCGCAGCACCAAG TACACGAGCACCACCGAAGCGGCCGTGGACGCGACGCGCATCATCCTGCAGCAATGCGAGCGATCAAAGACGGTGAAGCGCATCATCCACACGgcctccgtcaccgccgcctcgccgctccgggaggacggcggcggcggtggctacaAGGACTTCATCAATGACTGCTGCTGGACTCCTCTCAACTTCTCCCACCGTTACAGCAATGCCCTGCTGGAT GAGCTGCTGCGTTACAACGAGTCGGAGAGGCCGGCATTCGAGGTGGTGACCCTGGCGTgcgcgctcgtcggcggcgataGCATCCAGCCCTACCACACGCTGAGCATCCCGGTGATCGTGTCGCCGCTCACCGGCCGTGAGCTCTCCCATGGCGTCCTCAAGTTCATGCAGGCCTCGCTGGGCTCCGTGCCGCTGGTGCACGTCGACGACGTCTGCGAGGCGCACATCTTCTGCATGGAGCAGCCGTCCATCGCCGGCCGCTTCCTCTGCGCCGCCGGGTACCCCAATATGCAGGACTACGTCGATCGCTTTGCTGCTAAGTACCCGGAGATCGAGATGAAGCTCAAAGA GGTGGTAGGGGAAGGCGTGAGGGTGAAAGTGGATACAAACAAACTTGTGGATTTGGGGTTCAAGTACAAATATGAAGTGGATGAGACACTGGATCATAGCGTGGAATACACTAAGAGGATGGGATTACTTTAA
- the LOC127780924 gene encoding uncharacterized protein LOC127780924 isoform X1, translating to MPPLLLASSSSSSPALAPPRPSCRGRVRVAAASAGVNGRAGGGGGGGGFPGFLPAAVERIRDEPAIRLAKRIERVPVQTGFSQSPILSSCVRPLKQQQDRDPVLLLHGFDSSCLEWRYTYPLLEEAGLEAWAVDILGWGFSDLEKRPPGDVASKREHLYQFWRSYIRRPMVLVGPSLGAAVAIDFTVNYPEAVSKLIFISASVYAEGTRDMTRMPRFVPYAGVFLLKSLPLRYFATLLAFYKIPGGPAGLFDWVQIGRLHCLLPWWEDALVDFMMNGGYNVLNQINQVKHKCLILWGEEDGIISNKQAYRLHQELPDAILRQVRECGHIPHVEKPSEVLKHVLDFLGTERRPEKAEQGSSLPSTVGTC from the exons ATGCCTCCGctgctcctcgcctcctcctcctcctcctcgccggcgctggcgccgccgcggccgtcatGCAGGGGCCGCGTcagggtcgccgccgcctccgccggcgtgAACGGCCGcgccgggggaggaggaggaggaggaggtttcCCGGGGTTCCTCcccgcggcggtggagcggatCCGCGACGAGCCCGCCATCCGCCTCGCCAAGCGAATCGAGCGAGTCCCCGTCCAG ACTGGCTTCTCCCAGAGCCCGATACTTAGCAGCTGCGTGAGGCCGCTCAAGCAGCAGCAGGACAGGGACCCCGTCCTTCTGCTCCATGGCTTCGACAG TTCTTGTTTAGAGTGGAGGTACACCTACCCGTTGTTGGAGGAGGCTGGACTGGAGGCTTGGGCTGTGGACATTCTTGGATGGGGCTTCTCGGATCTAG AGAAACGGCCACCGGGTGATGTAGCCTCCAAACGGGAGCATCTTTACCAG TTCTGGAGATCCTACATTAGAAGGCCTATGGTGTTAGTTGGACCAAGTCTCGGTGCTGCTGTTGCTATTGATTTTACTGTCAACTATCCGGAAGCG GTGTCAAAACTGATCTTCATTAGTGCAAGTGTATATGCTGAGGGCACAAGAGATATGACAAGAATGCCTAGATTCGTTCCATATGCTGGG GTTTTTCTACTGAAGAGTCTCCCACTGCGGTATTTTGCTACTCTTTTGGCGTTTTATAAAATTCCAGGTGGTCCAGCTGGATTGTTTGACTGGGTGCAA attggCCGTCTACACTGCCTACTTCCTTGGTGGGAAGATGCTCTTGTTGATTTTATGATGAATGGGGGTTATAATGTCCTAAACCAAATAAATCAG GTAAAGCATAAATGCCTGATTTTATGGGGAGAGGAGGATGGAATCATTAGCAACAAACAAGCAtat AGGTTGCACCAGGAACTCCCAGATGCAATTTTAAGGCAGGTACGGGAGTGTGGTCATATTCCTCATGTTGAAAAGCCAAGTGAAGTGTTAAAACATGTCCTTGATTTTCTCGGAACTGAGAGGAGGCCAGAAAAGGCAGAGCAGGGTTCTTCCTTACCATCGACAGTTGG GACCTGCTGA
- the LOC127780924 gene encoding uncharacterized protein LOC127780924 isoform X2: MPPLLLASSSSSSPALAPPRPSCRGRVRVAAASAGVNGRAGGGGGGGGFPGFLPAAVERIRDEPAIRLAKRIERVPVQTGFSQSPILSSCVRPLKQQQDRDPVLLLHGFDRCKLQHLNVSGYCLIEKRPPGDVASKREHLYQFWRSYIRRPMVLVGPSLGAAVAIDFTVNYPEAVSKLIFISASVYAEGTRDMTRMPRFVPYAGVFLLKSLPLRYFATLLAFYKIPGGPAGLFDWVQIGRLHCLLPWWEDALVDFMMNGGYNVLNQINQVKHKCLILWGEEDGIISNKQAYRLHQELPDAILRQVRECGHIPHVEKPSEVLKHVLDFLGTERRPEKAEQGSSLPSTVGTC, encoded by the exons ATGCCTCCGctgctcctcgcctcctcctcctcctcctcgccggcgctggcgccgccgcggccgtcatGCAGGGGCCGCGTcagggtcgccgccgcctccgccggcgtgAACGGCCGcgccgggggaggaggaggaggaggaggtttcCCGGGGTTCCTCcccgcggcggtggagcggatCCGCGACGAGCCCGCCATCCGCCTCGCCAAGCGAATCGAGCGAGTCCCCGTCCAG ACTGGCTTCTCCCAGAGCCCGATACTTAGCAGCTGCGTGAGGCCGCTCAAGCAGCAGCAGGACAGGGACCCCGTCCTTCTGCTCCATGGCTTCGACAG GTGTAAGTTGCAACACCTGAATGTTTCTGGATATTGTCTCATAGAGAAACGGCCACCGGGTGATGTAGCCTCCAAACGGGAGCATCTTTACCAG TTCTGGAGATCCTACATTAGAAGGCCTATGGTGTTAGTTGGACCAAGTCTCGGTGCTGCTGTTGCTATTGATTTTACTGTCAACTATCCGGAAGCG GTGTCAAAACTGATCTTCATTAGTGCAAGTGTATATGCTGAGGGCACAAGAGATATGACAAGAATGCCTAGATTCGTTCCATATGCTGGG GTTTTTCTACTGAAGAGTCTCCCACTGCGGTATTTTGCTACTCTTTTGGCGTTTTATAAAATTCCAGGTGGTCCAGCTGGATTGTTTGACTGGGTGCAA attggCCGTCTACACTGCCTACTTCCTTGGTGGGAAGATGCTCTTGTTGATTTTATGATGAATGGGGGTTATAATGTCCTAAACCAAATAAATCAG GTAAAGCATAAATGCCTGATTTTATGGGGAGAGGAGGATGGAATCATTAGCAACAAACAAGCAtat AGGTTGCACCAGGAACTCCCAGATGCAATTTTAAGGCAGGTACGGGAGTGTGGTCATATTCCTCATGTTGAAAAGCCAAGTGAAGTGTTAAAACATGTCCTTGATTTTCTCGGAACTGAGAGGAGGCCAGAAAAGGCAGAGCAGGGTTCTTCCTTACCATCGACAGTTGG GACCTGCTGA
- the LOC127779399 gene encoding putative anthocyanidin reductase has protein sequence MSSSRPVCVTGGSGYIATCLIKKLLQRGCGVHATLRNLGDEKKTALLRRMPGAAERLVLFEADMYDAATFEPAIAGCEFVFLLATPLIHDPLSTKYKNTTEAAVDAMHIILQQCERSKTMRRVIHTASVTAASPLREDGEGYKDFINESCWTPLDLSNRYSNVMMDAYVSSKTLTEKLLLRYNESESRAFEVVTLTCALIGGDTDTTQLYHSLSIPLIVSPLTGQELYHGGLKSLQALLGSVPLAHIDDICEAHIFCMEQQPSIAGRFLCAVGYPNMQDYVDRFAVKYPEIAIKLKGVIGKDVRVKADTNKLGDLGFKYKFTVEETLDSSVECAKRLGLL, from the exons atgagcagcagcaggccgGTGTGCGTCACCGGTGGCAGCGGCTACATCGCGACGTGCCTCATCAAGAAGCTGCTGCAGCGAGGCTGCGGCGTGCATGCGACCTTGAGAAATCTCG GAGATGAGAAGAAGACGGCGCTGCTGAGGAGGATgcccggcgcggcggagcggctggTGCTGTTCGAGGCGGACATGTacgacgccgccaccttcgagcccgccatcgccggctgcgagttcgtcttcctcctcgccacccCGCTAATTCATGATCCGCTTAGCACCAAG TACAAGAACACCACCGAGGCGGCTGTGGACGCGATGCACATCATCCTGCAGCAATGCGAGCGGTCAAAGACGATGCGGCGCGTCATCCACACGGcctccgtcaccgccgcgtCACCGCTCAGGGAGGACGGCGAGGGGTACAAGGACTTCATCAACGAGTCATGCTGGACTCCTCTTGATCTCTCCAATCGCTATAGCAACGTCATGATGGAT GCTTATGTTTCATCCAAGACACTCACAGAGAAGCTACTGCTGAGGTACAACGAGTCCGAGAGCAGGGCGTTCGAGGTGGTCACCCTGACATGCGCGCTCATCGGCGGCGACACCGACACCACGCAGCTCTACCACTCGCTAAGCATCCCGCTGATCGTGTCGCCGCTCACCGGCCAGGAGCTCTACCACGGCGGCCTCAAGTCCCTGCAAGCGCTGCTGGGTTCTGTGCCACTGGCGCACATAGACGACATATGCGAGGCACACATCTTCTGCATGGAGCAGCAACCATCCATCGCCGGCCGATTTCTCTGCGCCGTTGGGTACCCCAACATGCAGGACTATGTCGACCGTTTCGCTGTCAAGTACCCGGAGATCGCGATAAAGCTTAAAGG GGTGATTGGGAAGGATGTGAGGGTGAAAGCGGATACAAACAAGCTTGGGGATTTGGGGTTCAAGTACAAGTTTACGGTGGAGGAGACGTTGGACAGCAGCGTGGAATGTGCCAAGAGGCTGGGATTACTTTGA